A genome region from Magnolia sinica isolate HGM2019 chromosome 8, MsV1, whole genome shotgun sequence includes the following:
- the LOC131252561 gene encoding RNA polymerase II C-terminal domain phosphatase-like 2 isoform X8, protein MTRLGFKSTVFHGDSCLGEAEIFPTEKNPSFQFPNNEIRINHFSPPSDRCPPLSILQTISPFAVRCKLESKSPPLNCLHTSCFQELKTAVVVHGDEEVHLVAMQSRQDKIPGFFWCCAVPLGLYGSCKGMLNPRCLAIVFDLDETLIVANTMKSFEDRIEFLQRRIACETDGLRASGMKAELKRYLDDKALLKQYSENDHVNDNGKLIKIQLEEVPPIAGSPEPVIRPIIRLQDRNIVLTRINPEVRDTSVLVRLRPAWEDLRSYLTAKGRKRFEVYVCTMAERDYALEMWRLLDPEANLISSKQLLDRVVCVKSDSRKSLLNVFQDGICHPKMAMVIDDRLKVWDDKDQPRVHVVPPFTPYYAPQAETANAVPVLCVARNVACNVRGGFFKEFDEKLLRRISEFCYEDEVLDLPPAPDVSNYLMTEDTGVMPNGNRDIPVPEGMSGAEAERRMNRPDQKLGVEASLPFVMNSPDSRSELSQQPLAITSNFITPSVSRTTIPSQRPGLLGASPKEAEASQSELDPIMRRRLLALQHGPDMPGSSLIDPSFRSRPPARMSASPIQLNGGWFVADEDVNAGQLIKRSSGATQESDALQPDKHRTISNPPNHSAETSIPFDKSHPVSGVKAEEACLVDERQRQNQVHPSNSSISEDDEVSLNRPSVNNGELHIEVTPQPSVYIGVLQEIGRRCASKVEFKSVISTSKDLQFSFEAAEEALGSLKSMISQQASKRSNSPRSPPTIPNKRSKDELLRGFPALSPSRHQKNGHPIS, encoded by the exons ATGACTCGACTAGGGTTTAAATCGACTGTCTTCCATGGCGATTCGTGCCTGGGCGAAGCAGAGATTTTCCCCACTGAGAAAAACCCTAGTTTCCAATTCCCAAACAacgaaattcgcatcaatcattTCTCTCCGCCAAGTGATCGCTGCCCACCGCTCTCGATTCTCCAGACAATCTCCCCTTTTGCCGTCCGATGCAAGCTCGAATCAAAATCACCGCCATTGAATTGCCTACACACGTCATGCTTCCAAGAACTCAAG ACAGCAGTAGTTGTGCATGGAGATGAAGAAGTGCATTTGGTAGCAATGCAGAGTAGGCAGGACAAGATTCCTGGCTTCTTCTGGTGCTGTGCGGTTCCGCTTGGTCTCTATGGTTCTTGCAAGGGGATGCTGAATCCCCGGTGCCTCGCAATCGTGTTCGATCTCGACGAGACGCTCATAGTTGCGAACACGATGAAATCATTCGAGGATAGGATCGAGTTCCTCCAACGCAGGATTGCCTGCGAAACTGATGGCCTTCGAGCTTCGGGCATGAAGGCAGAGCTCAAGCGATACTTGGATGATAAAGCTCTCTTGAAGCAGTACTCAGAGAATGACCATGTCAATGATAATGGGAAACTGATCAAGATTCAGCTTGAGGAGGTTCCTCCGATTGCTGGTAGCCCAGAACCAGTCATTCGGCCAATTATAAGGTTGCAAGACAGGAATATCGTCTTAACTCGCATTAATCCAGAG GTTCGTGATACAAGTGTCCTTGTGAGGCTTCGGCCTGCTTGGGAAGATTTGAGGAGTTATTTAACTGCCAAAGGGCGCAAACGCTTTGAGGTTTATGTTTGCACGATGGCTGAAAGAGATTATGCTTTGGAGATGTGGAGGCTTCTGGACCCAGAAGCAAACCTAATAAGCTCAAAGCAACTTCTGGATCGCGTTGTATGTGTCAAATCAG ACTCTAGGAAGTCATTGTTGAATGTTTTTCAAGATGGTATCTGCCATCCAAAAATGGCGATGGTGATCGATGACCGCCTGAAGGTTTGGGATGACAAGGATCAACCTCGAGTACACGTTGTTCCTCCCTTCACTCCATATTATGCACCTCAGGCTGAG ACGGCGAATGCTGTTCCAGTGTTGTGTGTTGCAAGAAACGTTGCATGCAATGTCAGAGGTGGATTTTTCAA AGAATTTGATGAAAAACTGCTGCGAAGAATATCCGAATTTTGTTATGAAGATGAAGTACTAGATTTACCTCCTGCACCTGATGTGAGCAATTACTTAATGACAGAG GATACTGGTGTCATGCCAAATGGAAATAGAGACATTCCTGTTCCCGAAGGCATGAGTGGTGCTGAAGCTGAACGAAGAATGAATCGACCG GATCAGAAGCTTGGTGTGGAAGCCAGCTTACCTTTCGTCATGAACAGTCCTGATTCGAGGTCTGAACTCTCTCAACAACCTTTGGCCATCACATCTAATTTTATAACCCCATCAGTGTCTAGAACGACTATACCTTCACAGA gACCTGGTTTGTTGGGAGCTTCTCCAAAAGAGGCAGAGGCCTCCCAGTCGGAATTAGATCCTATCATGAGGAGAAGACTCCTCGCTCTGCAGCATGGCCCAGATATGCCGGGAAGTAGCTTAATTGATCCTTCTTTTAGATCAAGACCACCTGCAAGGATGTCAGCATCGCCCATACAACTAAATGGAGGCTGGTTTGTTGCCGATGAAGACGTCAATGCTGGGCAACTTATTAAGCGATCTTCAGGGGCGACTCAAGAATCTGATGCATTACAACCTGATAAGCATCGAACTATTTCTAATCCTCCTAATCATAGTGCAGAAACTTCCATTCCCTTCGACAAATCCCATCCTGTGTCTGGAGTGAAAGCTGAAGAG GCATGTCTTGTAGATGAACGGCAAAGGCAAAATCAAGTACACCCAAGTAATTCTTCCATTTCAG AAGATGATGAGGTATCCTTGAATCGGCCATCCGTTAACAATGGTGAGCTTCATATTGAAGTGACTCCACAACCTTCTGTGTATATAGGAGTACTGCAAGAAATTGGACGGAGGTGTGCCTCAAAG GTTGAGTTCAAATCTGTTATCAGCACCAGCAAGGATCTGCAGTTCTCTTTTGAG GCTGCTGAGGAGGCACTAGGGAGCTTGAAATCCATGATCAGTCAGCAAGCCTCGAAGCGTTCAAATTCACCAAG GTCGCCGCCAACCATTCCAAACAAGCGGTCAAAGGACGAACTCCTTCGAGGGTTTCCAGCTCTATCACCGTCACGACATCAAAAAAACGGGCACCCAATTTCTTGA
- the LOC131252561 gene encoding RNA polymerase II C-terminal domain phosphatase-like 2 isoform X6, translating into MTRLGFKSTVFHGDSCLGEAEIFPTEKNPSFQFPNNEIRINHFSPPSDRCPPLSILQTISPFAVRCKLESKSPPLNCLHTSCFQELKTAVVVHGDEEVHLVAMQSRQDKIPGFFWCCAVPLGLYGSCKGMLNPRCLAIVFDLDETLIVANTMKSFEDRIEFLQRRIACETDGLRASGMKAELKRYLDDKALLKQYSENDHVNDNGKLIKIQLEEVPPIAGSPEPVIRPIIRLQDRNIVLTRINPEVRDTSVLVRLRPAWEDLRSYLTAKGRKRFEVYVCTMAERDYALEMWRLLDPEANLISSKQLLDRVVCVKSDSRKSLLNVFQDGICHPKMAMVIDDRLKVWDDKDQPRVHVVPPFTPYYAPQAETANAVPVLCVARNVACNVRGGFFKEFDEKLLRRISEFCYEDEVLDLPPAPDVSNYLMTEDTGVMPNGNRDIPVPEGMSGAEAERRMNRPDQKLGVEASLPFVMNSPDSRSELSQQPLAITSNFITPSVSRTTIPSQRPGLLGASPKEAEASQSELDPIMRRRLLALQHGPDMPGSSLIDPSFRSRPPARMSASPIQLNGGWFVADEDVNAGQLKTSIPFDKSHPVSGVKAEEACLVDERQRQNQVHPSNSSISEDDEVSLNRPSVNNGELHIEVTPQPSVYIGVLQEIGRRCASKVEFKSVISTSKDLQFSFEVLFSGEKIGVGIGRTRKEAQFQAAKNALRNLASSYVSHLAPDTVAVDRGLDKLSSGNENGFLRDVATPMSVELPMKEELPNASMLEQLGNGDESTRLSVVTSGIKDLCVAGGLSLFFQDQPPVTMTLNNGEFYSQVEIAGEVLGKGIGLSKEGAKLQAAEEALGSLKSMISQQASKRSNSPRSPPTIPNKRSKDELLRGFPALSPSRHQKNGHPIS; encoded by the exons ATGACTCGACTAGGGTTTAAATCGACTGTCTTCCATGGCGATTCGTGCCTGGGCGAAGCAGAGATTTTCCCCACTGAGAAAAACCCTAGTTTCCAATTCCCAAACAacgaaattcgcatcaatcattTCTCTCCGCCAAGTGATCGCTGCCCACCGCTCTCGATTCTCCAGACAATCTCCCCTTTTGCCGTCCGATGCAAGCTCGAATCAAAATCACCGCCATTGAATTGCCTACACACGTCATGCTTCCAAGAACTCAAG ACAGCAGTAGTTGTGCATGGAGATGAAGAAGTGCATTTGGTAGCAATGCAGAGTAGGCAGGACAAGATTCCTGGCTTCTTCTGGTGCTGTGCGGTTCCGCTTGGTCTCTATGGTTCTTGCAAGGGGATGCTGAATCCCCGGTGCCTCGCAATCGTGTTCGATCTCGACGAGACGCTCATAGTTGCGAACACGATGAAATCATTCGAGGATAGGATCGAGTTCCTCCAACGCAGGATTGCCTGCGAAACTGATGGCCTTCGAGCTTCGGGCATGAAGGCAGAGCTCAAGCGATACTTGGATGATAAAGCTCTCTTGAAGCAGTACTCAGAGAATGACCATGTCAATGATAATGGGAAACTGATCAAGATTCAGCTTGAGGAGGTTCCTCCGATTGCTGGTAGCCCAGAACCAGTCATTCGGCCAATTATAAGGTTGCAAGACAGGAATATCGTCTTAACTCGCATTAATCCAGAG GTTCGTGATACAAGTGTCCTTGTGAGGCTTCGGCCTGCTTGGGAAGATTTGAGGAGTTATTTAACTGCCAAAGGGCGCAAACGCTTTGAGGTTTATGTTTGCACGATGGCTGAAAGAGATTATGCTTTGGAGATGTGGAGGCTTCTGGACCCAGAAGCAAACCTAATAAGCTCAAAGCAACTTCTGGATCGCGTTGTATGTGTCAAATCAG ACTCTAGGAAGTCATTGTTGAATGTTTTTCAAGATGGTATCTGCCATCCAAAAATGGCGATGGTGATCGATGACCGCCTGAAGGTTTGGGATGACAAGGATCAACCTCGAGTACACGTTGTTCCTCCCTTCACTCCATATTATGCACCTCAGGCTGAG ACGGCGAATGCTGTTCCAGTGTTGTGTGTTGCAAGAAACGTTGCATGCAATGTCAGAGGTGGATTTTTCAA AGAATTTGATGAAAAACTGCTGCGAAGAATATCCGAATTTTGTTATGAAGATGAAGTACTAGATTTACCTCCTGCACCTGATGTGAGCAATTACTTAATGACAGAG GATACTGGTGTCATGCCAAATGGAAATAGAGACATTCCTGTTCCCGAAGGCATGAGTGGTGCTGAAGCTGAACGAAGAATGAATCGACCG GATCAGAAGCTTGGTGTGGAAGCCAGCTTACCTTTCGTCATGAACAGTCCTGATTCGAGGTCTGAACTCTCTCAACAACCTTTGGCCATCACATCTAATTTTATAACCCCATCAGTGTCTAGAACGACTATACCTTCACAGA gACCTGGTTTGTTGGGAGCTTCTCCAAAAGAGGCAGAGGCCTCCCAGTCGGAATTAGATCCTATCATGAGGAGAAGACTCCTCGCTCTGCAGCATGGCCCAGATATGCCGGGAAGTAGCTTAATTGATCCTTCTTTTAGATCAAGACCACCTGCAAGGATGTCAGCATCGCCCATACAACTAAATGGAGGCTGGTTTGTTGCCGATGAAGACGTCAATGCTGGGCAACTTA AAACTTCCATTCCCTTCGACAAATCCCATCCTGTGTCTGGAGTGAAAGCTGAAGAG GCATGTCTTGTAGATGAACGGCAAAGGCAAAATCAAGTACACCCAAGTAATTCTTCCATTTCAG AAGATGATGAGGTATCCTTGAATCGGCCATCCGTTAACAATGGTGAGCTTCATATTGAAGTGACTCCACAACCTTCTGTGTATATAGGAGTACTGCAAGAAATTGGACGGAGGTGTGCCTCAAAG GTTGAGTTCAAATCTGTTATCAGCACCAGCAAGGATCTGCAGTTCTCTTTTGAG GTACTCTTCAGTGGGGAAAAGATAGGGGTTGGGATTGGTAGAACACGGAAGGAAGCTCAATTCCAAGCTGCTAAAAATGCTCTTCGGAACTTGGCCA GCAGCTATGTATCACATCTTGCACCTGACACCGTAGCTGTGGACAGAGGTTTGGATAAGCTCTCTTCTGGAAATGAAAATGGATTTTTGAGGGACGTTGCCACTCCTATGTCAGTTGAATTGCCTATGAAGGAGGAACTACCCAATGCGAGTATGTTGGAGCAGTTGGGTAATGGAGATGAGTCGACAAGATTATCTGTTGTCACCTCTGGCATCAAAGATTTA TGTGTGGCAGGGGGCCTCAGTCTATTCTTCCAAGATCAGCCCCCAGTTACCATGACTTTAAATAATGGAGAGTTTTATTCTCAG GTTGAAATAGCAGGAGAGGTTTTAGGAAAGGGAATTGGTTTGAGTAAAGAGGGAGCTAAGCTGCAG GCTGCTGAGGAGGCACTAGGGAGCTTGAAATCCATGATCAGTCAGCAAGCCTCGAAGCGTTCAAATTCACCAAG GTCGCCGCCAACCATTCCAAACAAGCGGTCAAAGGACGAACTCCTTCGAGGGTTTCCAGCTCTATCACCGTCACGACATCAAAAAAACGGGCACCCAATTTCTTGA
- the LOC131252561 gene encoding RNA polymerase II C-terminal domain phosphatase-like 2 isoform X5 translates to MTRLGFKSTVFHGDSCLGEAEIFPTEKNPSFQFPNNEIRINHFSPPSDRCPPLSILQTISPFAVRCKLESKSPPLNCLHTSCFQELKTAVVVHGDEEVHLVAMQSRQDKIPGFFWCCAVPLGLYGSCKGMLNPRCLAIVFDLDETLIVANTMKSFEDRIEFLQRRIACETDGLRASGMKAELKRYLDDKALLKQYSENDHVNDNGKLIKIQLEEVPPIAGSPEPVIRPIIRLQDRNIVLTRINPEVRDTSVLVRLRPAWEDLRSYLTAKGRKRFEVYVCTMAERDYALEMWRLLDPEANLISSKQLLDRVVCVKSDSRKSLLNVFQDGICHPKMAMVIDDRLKVWDDKDQPRVHVVPPFTPYYAPQAETANAVPVLCVARNVACNVRGGFFKEFDEKLLRRISEFCYEDEVLDLPPAPDVSNYLMTEDQKLGVEASLPFVMNSPDSRSELSQQPLAITSNFITPSVSRTTIPSQRPGLLGASPKEAEASQSELDPIMRRRLLALQHGPDMPGSSLIDPSFRSRPPARMSASPIQLNGGWFVADEDVNAGQLIKRSSGATQESDALQPDKHRTISNPPNHSAETSIPFDKSHPVSGVKAEEACLVDERQRQNQVHPSNSSISEDDEVSLNRPSVNNGELHIEVTPQPSVYIGVLQEIGRRCASKVEFKSVISTSKDLQFSFEVLFSGEKIGVGIGRTRKEAQFQAAKNALRNLASSYVSHLAPDTVAVDRGLDKLSSGNENGFLRDVATPMSVELPMKEELPNASMLEQLGNGDESTRLSVVTSGIKDLCVAGGLSLFFQDQPPVTMTLNNGEFYSQVEIAGEVLGKGIGLSKEGAKLQAAEEALGSLKSMISQQASKRSNSPRSPPTIPNKRSKDELLRGFPALSPSRHQKNGHPIS, encoded by the exons ATGACTCGACTAGGGTTTAAATCGACTGTCTTCCATGGCGATTCGTGCCTGGGCGAAGCAGAGATTTTCCCCACTGAGAAAAACCCTAGTTTCCAATTCCCAAACAacgaaattcgcatcaatcattTCTCTCCGCCAAGTGATCGCTGCCCACCGCTCTCGATTCTCCAGACAATCTCCCCTTTTGCCGTCCGATGCAAGCTCGAATCAAAATCACCGCCATTGAATTGCCTACACACGTCATGCTTCCAAGAACTCAAG ACAGCAGTAGTTGTGCATGGAGATGAAGAAGTGCATTTGGTAGCAATGCAGAGTAGGCAGGACAAGATTCCTGGCTTCTTCTGGTGCTGTGCGGTTCCGCTTGGTCTCTATGGTTCTTGCAAGGGGATGCTGAATCCCCGGTGCCTCGCAATCGTGTTCGATCTCGACGAGACGCTCATAGTTGCGAACACGATGAAATCATTCGAGGATAGGATCGAGTTCCTCCAACGCAGGATTGCCTGCGAAACTGATGGCCTTCGAGCTTCGGGCATGAAGGCAGAGCTCAAGCGATACTTGGATGATAAAGCTCTCTTGAAGCAGTACTCAGAGAATGACCATGTCAATGATAATGGGAAACTGATCAAGATTCAGCTTGAGGAGGTTCCTCCGATTGCTGGTAGCCCAGAACCAGTCATTCGGCCAATTATAAGGTTGCAAGACAGGAATATCGTCTTAACTCGCATTAATCCAGAG GTTCGTGATACAAGTGTCCTTGTGAGGCTTCGGCCTGCTTGGGAAGATTTGAGGAGTTATTTAACTGCCAAAGGGCGCAAACGCTTTGAGGTTTATGTTTGCACGATGGCTGAAAGAGATTATGCTTTGGAGATGTGGAGGCTTCTGGACCCAGAAGCAAACCTAATAAGCTCAAAGCAACTTCTGGATCGCGTTGTATGTGTCAAATCAG ACTCTAGGAAGTCATTGTTGAATGTTTTTCAAGATGGTATCTGCCATCCAAAAATGGCGATGGTGATCGATGACCGCCTGAAGGTTTGGGATGACAAGGATCAACCTCGAGTACACGTTGTTCCTCCCTTCACTCCATATTATGCACCTCAGGCTGAG ACGGCGAATGCTGTTCCAGTGTTGTGTGTTGCAAGAAACGTTGCATGCAATGTCAGAGGTGGATTTTTCAA AGAATTTGATGAAAAACTGCTGCGAAGAATATCCGAATTTTGTTATGAAGATGAAGTACTAGATTTACCTCCTGCACCTGATGTGAGCAATTACTTAATGACAGAG GATCAGAAGCTTGGTGTGGAAGCCAGCTTACCTTTCGTCATGAACAGTCCTGATTCGAGGTCTGAACTCTCTCAACAACCTTTGGCCATCACATCTAATTTTATAACCCCATCAGTGTCTAGAACGACTATACCTTCACAGA gACCTGGTTTGTTGGGAGCTTCTCCAAAAGAGGCAGAGGCCTCCCAGTCGGAATTAGATCCTATCATGAGGAGAAGACTCCTCGCTCTGCAGCATGGCCCAGATATGCCGGGAAGTAGCTTAATTGATCCTTCTTTTAGATCAAGACCACCTGCAAGGATGTCAGCATCGCCCATACAACTAAATGGAGGCTGGTTTGTTGCCGATGAAGACGTCAATGCTGGGCAACTTATTAAGCGATCTTCAGGGGCGACTCAAGAATCTGATGCATTACAACCTGATAAGCATCGAACTATTTCTAATCCTCCTAATCATAGTGCAGAAACTTCCATTCCCTTCGACAAATCCCATCCTGTGTCTGGAGTGAAAGCTGAAGAG GCATGTCTTGTAGATGAACGGCAAAGGCAAAATCAAGTACACCCAAGTAATTCTTCCATTTCAG AAGATGATGAGGTATCCTTGAATCGGCCATCCGTTAACAATGGTGAGCTTCATATTGAAGTGACTCCACAACCTTCTGTGTATATAGGAGTACTGCAAGAAATTGGACGGAGGTGTGCCTCAAAG GTTGAGTTCAAATCTGTTATCAGCACCAGCAAGGATCTGCAGTTCTCTTTTGAG GTACTCTTCAGTGGGGAAAAGATAGGGGTTGGGATTGGTAGAACACGGAAGGAAGCTCAATTCCAAGCTGCTAAAAATGCTCTTCGGAACTTGGCCA GCAGCTATGTATCACATCTTGCACCTGACACCGTAGCTGTGGACAGAGGTTTGGATAAGCTCTCTTCTGGAAATGAAAATGGATTTTTGAGGGACGTTGCCACTCCTATGTCAGTTGAATTGCCTATGAAGGAGGAACTACCCAATGCGAGTATGTTGGAGCAGTTGGGTAATGGAGATGAGTCGACAAGATTATCTGTTGTCACCTCTGGCATCAAAGATTTA TGTGTGGCAGGGGGCCTCAGTCTATTCTTCCAAGATCAGCCCCCAGTTACCATGACTTTAAATAATGGAGAGTTTTATTCTCAG GTTGAAATAGCAGGAGAGGTTTTAGGAAAGGGAATTGGTTTGAGTAAAGAGGGAGCTAAGCTGCAG GCTGCTGAGGAGGCACTAGGGAGCTTGAAATCCATGATCAGTCAGCAAGCCTCGAAGCGTTCAAATTCACCAAG GTCGCCGCCAACCATTCCAAACAAGCGGTCAAAGGACGAACTCCTTCGAGGGTTTCCAGCTCTATCACCGTCACGACATCAAAAAAACGGGCACCCAATTTCTTGA
- the LOC131252561 gene encoding RNA polymerase II C-terminal domain phosphatase-like 2 isoform X1, translating into MTRLGFKSTVFHGDSCLGEAEIFPTEKNPSFQFPNNEIRINHFSPPSDRCPPLSILQTISPFAVRCKLESKSPPLNCLHTSCFQELKTAVVVHGDEEVHLVAMQSRQDKIPGFFWCCAVPLGLYGSCKGMLNPRCLAIVFDLDETLIVANTMKSFEDRIEFLQRRIACETDGLRASGMKAELKRYLDDKALLKQYSENDHVNDNGKLIKIQLEEVPPIAGSPEPVIRPIIRLQDRNIVLTRINPEVRDTSVLVRLRPAWEDLRSYLTAKGRKRFEVYVCTMAERDYALEMWRLLDPEANLISSKQLLDRVVCVKSDSRKSLLNVFQDGICHPKMAMVIDDRLKVWDDKDQPRVHVVPPFTPYYAPQAETANAVPVLCVARNVACNVRGGFFKEFDEKLLRRISEFCYEDEVLDLPPAPDVSNYLMTEDTGVMPNGNRDIPVPEGMSGAEAERRMNRPDQKLGVEASLPFVMNSPDSRSELSQQPLAITSNFITPSVSRTTIPSQRPGLLGASPKEAEASQSELDPIMRRRLLALQHGPDMPGSSLIDPSFRSRPPARMSASPIQLNGGWFVADEDVNAGQLIKRSSGATQESDALQPDKHRTISNPPNHSAETSIPFDKSHPVSGVKAEEACLVDERQRQNQVHPSNSSISEDDEVSLNRPSVNNGELHIEVTPQPSVYIGVLQEIGRRCASKVEFKSVISTSKDLQFSFEVLFSGEKIGVGIGRTRKEAQFQAAKNALRNLASSYVSHLAPDTVAVDRGLDKLSSGNENGFLRDVATPMSVELPMKEELPNASMLEQLGNGDESTRLSVVTSGIKDLCVAGGLSLFFQDQPPVTMTLNNGEFYSQVEIAGEVLGKGIGLSKEGAKLQAAEEALGSLKSMISQQASKRSNSPRSPPTIPNKRSKDELLRGFPALSPSRHQKNGHPIS; encoded by the exons ATGACTCGACTAGGGTTTAAATCGACTGTCTTCCATGGCGATTCGTGCCTGGGCGAAGCAGAGATTTTCCCCACTGAGAAAAACCCTAGTTTCCAATTCCCAAACAacgaaattcgcatcaatcattTCTCTCCGCCAAGTGATCGCTGCCCACCGCTCTCGATTCTCCAGACAATCTCCCCTTTTGCCGTCCGATGCAAGCTCGAATCAAAATCACCGCCATTGAATTGCCTACACACGTCATGCTTCCAAGAACTCAAG ACAGCAGTAGTTGTGCATGGAGATGAAGAAGTGCATTTGGTAGCAATGCAGAGTAGGCAGGACAAGATTCCTGGCTTCTTCTGGTGCTGTGCGGTTCCGCTTGGTCTCTATGGTTCTTGCAAGGGGATGCTGAATCCCCGGTGCCTCGCAATCGTGTTCGATCTCGACGAGACGCTCATAGTTGCGAACACGATGAAATCATTCGAGGATAGGATCGAGTTCCTCCAACGCAGGATTGCCTGCGAAACTGATGGCCTTCGAGCTTCGGGCATGAAGGCAGAGCTCAAGCGATACTTGGATGATAAAGCTCTCTTGAAGCAGTACTCAGAGAATGACCATGTCAATGATAATGGGAAACTGATCAAGATTCAGCTTGAGGAGGTTCCTCCGATTGCTGGTAGCCCAGAACCAGTCATTCGGCCAATTATAAGGTTGCAAGACAGGAATATCGTCTTAACTCGCATTAATCCAGAG GTTCGTGATACAAGTGTCCTTGTGAGGCTTCGGCCTGCTTGGGAAGATTTGAGGAGTTATTTAACTGCCAAAGGGCGCAAACGCTTTGAGGTTTATGTTTGCACGATGGCTGAAAGAGATTATGCTTTGGAGATGTGGAGGCTTCTGGACCCAGAAGCAAACCTAATAAGCTCAAAGCAACTTCTGGATCGCGTTGTATGTGTCAAATCAG ACTCTAGGAAGTCATTGTTGAATGTTTTTCAAGATGGTATCTGCCATCCAAAAATGGCGATGGTGATCGATGACCGCCTGAAGGTTTGGGATGACAAGGATCAACCTCGAGTACACGTTGTTCCTCCCTTCACTCCATATTATGCACCTCAGGCTGAG ACGGCGAATGCTGTTCCAGTGTTGTGTGTTGCAAGAAACGTTGCATGCAATGTCAGAGGTGGATTTTTCAA AGAATTTGATGAAAAACTGCTGCGAAGAATATCCGAATTTTGTTATGAAGATGAAGTACTAGATTTACCTCCTGCACCTGATGTGAGCAATTACTTAATGACAGAG GATACTGGTGTCATGCCAAATGGAAATAGAGACATTCCTGTTCCCGAAGGCATGAGTGGTGCTGAAGCTGAACGAAGAATGAATCGACCG GATCAGAAGCTTGGTGTGGAAGCCAGCTTACCTTTCGTCATGAACAGTCCTGATTCGAGGTCTGAACTCTCTCAACAACCTTTGGCCATCACATCTAATTTTATAACCCCATCAGTGTCTAGAACGACTATACCTTCACAGA gACCTGGTTTGTTGGGAGCTTCTCCAAAAGAGGCAGAGGCCTCCCAGTCGGAATTAGATCCTATCATGAGGAGAAGACTCCTCGCTCTGCAGCATGGCCCAGATATGCCGGGAAGTAGCTTAATTGATCCTTCTTTTAGATCAAGACCACCTGCAAGGATGTCAGCATCGCCCATACAACTAAATGGAGGCTGGTTTGTTGCCGATGAAGACGTCAATGCTGGGCAACTTATTAAGCGATCTTCAGGGGCGACTCAAGAATCTGATGCATTACAACCTGATAAGCATCGAACTATTTCTAATCCTCCTAATCATAGTGCAGAAACTTCCATTCCCTTCGACAAATCCCATCCTGTGTCTGGAGTGAAAGCTGAAGAG GCATGTCTTGTAGATGAACGGCAAAGGCAAAATCAAGTACACCCAAGTAATTCTTCCATTTCAG AAGATGATGAGGTATCCTTGAATCGGCCATCCGTTAACAATGGTGAGCTTCATATTGAAGTGACTCCACAACCTTCTGTGTATATAGGAGTACTGCAAGAAATTGGACGGAGGTGTGCCTCAAAG GTTGAGTTCAAATCTGTTATCAGCACCAGCAAGGATCTGCAGTTCTCTTTTGAG GTACTCTTCAGTGGGGAAAAGATAGGGGTTGGGATTGGTAGAACACGGAAGGAAGCTCAATTCCAAGCTGCTAAAAATGCTCTTCGGAACTTGGCCA GCAGCTATGTATCACATCTTGCACCTGACACCGTAGCTGTGGACAGAGGTTTGGATAAGCTCTCTTCTGGAAATGAAAATGGATTTTTGAGGGACGTTGCCACTCCTATGTCAGTTGAATTGCCTATGAAGGAGGAACTACCCAATGCGAGTATGTTGGAGCAGTTGGGTAATGGAGATGAGTCGACAAGATTATCTGTTGTCACCTCTGGCATCAAAGATTTA TGTGTGGCAGGGGGCCTCAGTCTATTCTTCCAAGATCAGCCCCCAGTTACCATGACTTTAAATAATGGAGAGTTTTATTCTCAG GTTGAAATAGCAGGAGAGGTTTTAGGAAAGGGAATTGGTTTGAGTAAAGAGGGAGCTAAGCTGCAG GCTGCTGAGGAGGCACTAGGGAGCTTGAAATCCATGATCAGTCAGCAAGCCTCGAAGCGTTCAAATTCACCAAG GTCGCCGCCAACCATTCCAAACAAGCGGTCAAAGGACGAACTCCTTCGAGGGTTTCCAGCTCTATCACCGTCACGACATCAAAAAAACGGGCACCCAATTTCTTGA